In Helianthus annuus cultivar XRQ/B chromosome 8, HanXRQr2.0-SUNRISE, whole genome shotgun sequence, a single genomic region encodes these proteins:
- the LOC110873154 gene encoding histone H2A, whose protein sequence is MESTGKVKKGAAGRKAGGPRKKAVTRSVKAGLQFPVGRIGRFLKKGRYAQRVGSGAPVYLAAVLEYLAAEVLELAGNAARDNKKNRIIPRHVLLAIRNDEELGKLLAGVTIAHGGVLPNINPILLPKKTAAKEPKSPSKATKSPKKAK, encoded by the exons ATGGAGTCAACCGGAAAGGTGAAGAAGGGAGCCGCAGGAAGGAAGGCCGGCGGTCCAAGGAAGAAGGCGGTGACCCGTTCCGTCAAAGCCGGTCTTCAGTTCCCGGTCGGTAGAATCGGCCGGTTTTTGAAGAAAGGTCGTTATGCTCAACGTGTTGGATCCGGTGCACCAGTCTACCTTGCTGCTGTCCTTGAGTACCTAGCAGCAGAA GTGTTGGAGTTGGCTGGAAATGCGGCAAGGGACAACAAGAAGAACAGAATAATCCCGAGACATGTGTTGTTGGCCATTAGGAATGATGAGGAGCTTGGAAAGCTTTTGGCTGGAGTTACGATTGCTCACGGTGGTGTTTTGCCGAATATTAACCCGATTCTTTTGCCCAAGAAGACTGCCGCTAAAGAACCTAAGTCTCCATCGAAAGCTACCAAATCTCCCAAGAAAGCGAAATAG